The Engystomops pustulosus chromosome 4, aEngPut4.maternal, whole genome shotgun sequence genome contains a region encoding:
- the LOC140128791 gene encoding olfactory receptor 10A7-like, whose translation MCGNLLIIVVVSSSRSLHSPMYFFLTQLSVSDILLTTTIVPNMLHTLLCDGSSMSLVGCLIQYHFFVASEVLETLLLTVMSYDRYQAICNPLHYYMVMNPTCCLWLLALVWLVIFVVILVTSVTMSHLQFCGPNIIDHFFCDRDPILELSCSDTFIIETESLIFMIPLAIFPSIIILISYIYIIITIMKIHSNTGKQKTFSTCSSHLAVVFIYYGSTMSIYLFPRKITAKKIPSLLYIVVTPLLNPIIYSLANRDIIDAFRNLLSKMSSNNRSLEQVDPALGILEPSR comes from the exons ATGtgtgggaacctcctgatcatTGTGGTGGTGTCCTCCAGCAGATCCCTCCactctcccatgtacttcttcctcaCACAACTCTCCGTGTCCGATATCCTCCTGACCACCACCATCGTACCCAACATGCTCCACACCCTGTTGTGTGATGGAAGTTCTATGTCTCTTGTCGGCTGCTTGATACAATATCACTTTTTTGTAGCTTCTGAAGTTTTAGAAACTCTCCTCCTGActgtgatgtcctatgacaggtATCAGGCCATCTGTAACCCGTTACACTACTACATGGTGATGAACCCGACATGTTGTCTTTGGTTGCTTGCACTTGTTTGGTTGGTCATTTTTGTCGTAATTTTGGTGACTTCGGTAACTATGAGCCATTTGCAGTTCTGTGGGCCAAACATCATTGACCATTTCTTCTGTGACAGAGACCCAATACTAGAACTTTCCTGCTCAGACACTTTCATAATTGAGACTGAAAGTCTGATTTTTATGATACCACTTGCCATCTTCCCATCTATTATTATCCTGATCTCATACATCTACATAATCATCACCATAATGAAGATCCACTCTAACACCGGGAAACAGAAGACCTTCTCCACCTGCAGCTCCCACCTGGCCGTGGTCTTCATCTATTATGGATCCACAATGAGTATCTATTTGTTTCCACGAAAAATCACAGCCAAGAAAATCCCCTCCTTGTTATACATCGTGGTGACCCCACTCCTCAATCCCATAATATACAGTCTAGCCAACAGAGATATCATCGACGCTTTCAGAAACCTACTGAGTAAAATGTCTTCTAACAACA GATCTTTAGAACAAGTGGATCCAGCACTCGGAATCTTGGAACCGTCACGTTGA
- the LOC140128792 gene encoding olfactory receptor 11L1-like — MNEKNQTKVYEIFLLGFKDLHNIKIPLLILLLLTYCVTICGNVLIIVLVSYSKTLQSPMYFFLTQLSISDIMLTTDIVPTTLASMFHDKMVLSFSGCITQFYIFGCSESTECLILAVMAYDRYLAICHPLHYATIMDFDLFLKMSIISWIFGALIVIITILALFGLEFCGPNIIDHFFCDLTPILKLSCSETSKVEMEVFFLDIFVLILPFIMTVTSYGWIIKTILGLSSNLQRRKAFSTCSSHLTVVCIFYGTLIAIYMISTRGVSLTINKVASLLYTVVTPMLNPIIYSLRNKDIKENIRKLQTHLRCV; from the coding sequence ATGAATGAGAAGAACCAGACCAAAGTCTATGAGATATTTCTACTTGGCTTCAAAGATCTCCACAATATCAAGATCCCCCTTTTGATTCTGCTCCTCCTGACCTATTGTGTGACCATCTGTGGGAACGTCTTGATCATCGTCCTGGTGTCCTACAGCAAGACTCTCcagtcccccatgtacttcttcctcaCACAACTCTCCATATCTGACATTATGCTCACCACTGACATTGTCCCTACGACTCTCGCCAGTATGTTTCATGATAAGATGGTCCTGTCTTTTTCTGGTTGTATCACTCAGTTTTACATCTTTGGATGCTCAGAGTCCACCGAGTGTCTCATCCTGGCAGTGATGGCTTATGACCGGTATCTCGCTATCTGTCATCCTCTCCACTATGCCACCATTAtggattttgatttatttttgaaaatgtcaatTATTTCATGGATTTTTGGGGCTTTAATTGTCATCATAACAATTTTAGCCCTTTTTGGACTAGAATTCTGTGGACCCAACATCATTGATCATTTCTTCTGTGATTTGACCCCTATTCTAAAACTATCATGTTCAGAAACATCGAAAGTGGAAATGGAGGTTTTCTTTTTGGATATCTTTGTCCTGATTTTACCCTTTATTATGACGGTGACTTCCTATGGATGGATAATCAAGACCATCCTCGGCCTCTCCTCTAACCTTCAGAGGAGGAAAGCCTTCTCCACGTGTAGCTCTCACCTCACAGTTGTCTGCATATTCTACGGGACGCTCATTGCTATTTATATGATCAGCACAAGAGGGGTCTCTCTGACTATTAATAAGGTGGCATCTTTGTTGTACACTGTGGTTACACCGATGCTGAATCCAATCATATACAGTCTGAGGAACAAGGACATCAAAGAGAACATCAGGAAGCTGCAGACTCATCTACGATGTGTGTAA